The Arachis hypogaea cultivar Tifrunner chromosome 16, arahy.Tifrunner.gnm2.J5K5, whole genome shotgun sequence genome contains a region encoding:
- the LOC112757335 gene encoding uncharacterized protein: MLNFNNQATGERRLLQLNELDEFRSQALENAKIYKEKTKKWHDKKLARREFVEDQKVLLYNSRLKFFPGKLKSRWSGPFIIIKASLYGHVELMDNKTQRTFTVNGHRLKHYLGDSLDELRVNYNLG, translated from the coding sequence atgTTGAACTTTAATAATCAAGCTACTGGAGAAAGAAGATTGCTGCAGCTcaatgagttagatgaattcagaTCACAAGCCcttgaaaatgccaagatttacaaggagaaaacaaagaaatggcatgataaAAAACTAGCAAGAAGGGAGTTTGTAGAAGATCAAAAGGTGTTATTGTATAACTCAAGGCTCAAGTTTTTTCCAGGGAAGCTGAAATCAAGATGGTCTGGACCATTCATAATCATCAAGGCCTCACtttatggtcatgtggagcttaTGGATAACAAAACACAGAGGACTttcactgtcaatggccatagacttaAGCACTACTTGGGAGACTCACTGGATGAGCTAAGAGTGAACTATAACCTCGGCTGA